In Chitinophagaceae bacterium C216, the genomic stretch ACCGACTTATTGGCCGAAAAGGCAATCACATAATCGCCACTACCATTACTGGCAATACCTCCGGTTTTTACCAACCCCATAAAAGCTCTCTTGGCCATACGTTCTAAATTACGGGCATCCAGCGGTGCATCTGTTGCTATAACAATCATACAGCTCCCATCAGCCTGCTGATTCAATTGATCACTTAAAAAATATTTGCCCAGTTCTTTTCCCACAGGCACTCCGGCAATTTCCAGTACACCACCAAAGTTGGTTTGCACCAGTACTCCCACCGTATACCCTCCTGAAGCAACCGGCAGCACACGCGATGCCGTACCAATTCCGCCTTTAAATCCAAAACACACCGTTCCCGTTCCGGCGCCTACGTTACCCTGCTCTACATATCTCGACTTAGCATTTTGAATGGCACTTAATACATCCTGCTCCGTTACATGTCTGCCACGTATATCATTCAGATAACCGTCATTCGTCTCACCCACCACTACATTTACACTACGTACCTGCTCATTTCCCGGTTGAGCTAAGGTATATGTAATGCCCGCATTTATGGCGGTAGCTACACTTAATGTATTGGTAAGAATGATAGGGCTTTCCAGATTACCGAGTTCCTTCACCTGTGTAATGCCTGCAAGCTTCCCAAAACCATTCCCTACATAAATGGCCGCCGGCACTTTCTCCTGAAACAAATTGCCTTCGTGCGGAATGATCGTCGTAACACCTGTTCTAATGTCATCACCTTTTATCAATGTGGTGTGCCCTACTTTAACTCCTTTCACATCCGTAATGGCATTATATTTTCCTTTAGGCAACACACCTATTTTTACTGGTGGATGAAAAGCCTGCTGGGCATTTAGGGTTGTTACGGAAAATAAAAGCAGGAGAGCCGAAGAAAATTGTACTAAGATTTCGGATAGTTTCATACTACCCTAAAAATAATGAATCCCTAAGAGTTTTAAGGCTTTTTTTAAACTCCATCAATTTAGAACATCAAACCTCTACGTCTTTCTGCAGTTTGTTATAGAATGAACACAAAGTATACAACACCTCTTAACCCTGATTCATGCTTCTGGGATAAATACTGTACTTTGCTTTAAGAAGTGTACTCAAAGCCCCTAATTTTAAACCCATAGTGCCCTATCATTGTTATAAGCTTAATTATTGATCTCTTTATTGAAAGATGAAGAGAGCGTTCTCAATCAAGACAACAATTTAAAATATTATTAAGATGGAACCCAGGGAAACACACTCTTCCTCAATTCAAGCTCCCAGAGAACCACATTTAATGAATGAAATATTTGTGAAAGCATATAACTCTGGAGATGTAAGCAATATTAATCTACTTTTCGAAAAGGATGCTGTTGTTGTTCGTCCTAATGGGTCTGTGATCCAAGGTGTGGATGCTTACACACAGGAACATCAAAACCTAGTCAAAATAGGAGGTGTAATGACCTCCATAAATAAATCGTGCATTATACATAACGATATTGCATTGCTTAATGCCGAATGGGAAATTAAAACTAAGAATGAACAAGGAGAACCCATCACCATAAGCAGTGTTAGCACCGAAATAGTACGAAAGCAAAGCGATGGAAGTTGGCTATACATCGTAGATAACCCGTTTAGTGCGCGGGTAGCTCCGTCTCAAAAATAGATATGACACTATCAGTTGACTCAGGATTCTAATTATAGAAAAGCTACACATCTACAAAAAATCGTTTTTAAAAACTCCTTCCCCTACGCTATTCCGGTGTTTAATAAGCTTTATTTTGTCCCATACACTTCTTCATTTTGGTCTCACAGTATCCTATCTTTACAAAAAAGCTTATTATGACTTCAGAAGTAGTTTATAACGGTGATTTACGCACTACCTGCACCCACTTGAAAAGTAACTCGACATTTGAAACCGATGCCCCTACCGATAATAACGGAAAAGGCGAACGATTCTCTCCTACCGATTTACTGGCTACTAGCCTAGCAGCCTGCATGGTTACGGTAATGGGTATCAAAGCACGCAGCATGAATTTTGATTTAAACGGAATAAAAGTAGAAGTGCTGAAAAAAATGGCTGCCGATCCACGCAGAGTAAATGGCATTGATCTCAAATTTCATATTCCGGATAATCTTGGCGCATTGGAACCTAAAACCATCACCATTTTAAAAAACACGGGCATCACCTGTCCTGTAGCAAAAAGTATTCACCCGGATATTGAAGTAAATATCAACTGGGGAGCTTGGTCATAATATAAATGATTTCTCAAAGGGCTTTATGCCCTTTGATTTTTACTATCTATCTACTATGATACCAACACAGCTGTATTATGAATTATACTGCCGCGCACCAAACAATAAACTACCAATCCGAACCATAGTGCTTCCCTCCTCTACTGCGATTTTATAATCGCCACTCATACCCATTGATAAAATTGAAAACTGAATATTGGGAGCTTGCTGTTGTGTATGCAAATCAAACAGGCGTTTCAATACAGCAAATTCGTTACGCACTTTATTGACGTCCTCTGTAAAGCTGGCCATGCCCATTAGCCCTTTGATGCAGATATTCTGAAAATCTCCCACATTATTCAAAATAGCCTCCAGTTCATCTGAATCTAAACCAAACTTAGTTTCTTCCTGTGCAATGTGCACCTGTAGAAGACAATTGATAATGCGATTATGTTTTGCTGCTTGTTTATTGATTTCCTTCAATAGATTTAGACTATCCACACCGTGTATCAGATGTACAAACGGCGCTATATATTTCACCTTATTACTTTGCAAATGACCTATGAAATGCCAACGAATATCAGTGGGCAACTGAGGCTGTTTAGACAACAGCTCCTGCACGTAATTTTCACCAAAATCCCTATGTCCCAAATCATACAATTTCTGAATATCCGACACGGGCTTGGTTTTAGATACCGCCACCAGAACTACCTGTTTTGTGCTTAACTCCTGAATCAGCTCCTTGTATACCTGCTCATTAACTGCCATGAAACAAAAATAACAATGTTCTTGAACTCAAGCTAAGTACACGGAGGATTTCTGAGCAAAATGCCTTACATCCAACTGATTAAAAATTCACGAAGTTTTCTTGGCGGATTTATCCGATGGCTGTTGCTCCTTTTTCTTTTTAGGATAAGTACCATTGAAGGTACAGTCCAGCGCCCCCATACGCGACCCACATCCCCTTACTTCATTTAGTGTAACACTGTTTTTCTGAAATTTCAGCTCCAGTACGCAGGGATCGCCCGCCTGTCGGTATTCAACCGTGTTATCCGAAGTAATAATTCCTTCTCCCATTAGCTCTCCTTTACAATCAGAATTTTTCTCTTCCAAGTGAATAAACAACTGCACGCGGCCGGGGCGGATATCATCCCTTACCGAAATAATATTCCTAGCACCTACGCCATAATCCCCTGCATATTTAAAGGTGGTACCTAGGGTATCGATAGGATTAATGAGCTCTGCCTCATCCCCTAGCAAATCAGTCATCACCAGTATAAACTTTCGAGCAGCACCACTAAGCACATATACATCGTCACCTGTAATTTCTATACCGTTAGGCAAAACCTTTTTACTCTTTTTGTAAATATTAAATAGCTTATTGATGGTAACAGTTACCGCAACTTCCTTATTAGCCTTGCTTTTCATTACCGGCAATGCCGCCACAAATGCATTTTTATTATCATAAGCTGTGATATACATTACCTTAAGCTTTTCGGTAGCAGCCTTTGACATCAAATAAGTATACCCATCTTTATCCTTGAATTTACCAATAGCATACAGTTTAGGTTGATCGGCACCGTAATTTTCAGCTAGTACAGAATCGGGCGTAAACTCGTTGAAAATTTCAGGACTGATGAGCAGGCTGTCATGTGTAGGAGCATATAACGCACTATCGGAATAAGAGAAAGGTAGGGTGACCTCGGGGAAAAATTCGATATACTCCTGTATGTTTACGTCATCCTCCCCGGCCATAGTTTTCTTTTTCTTTCCGCATGACATCAATAAAACGATCACAAGAGCCAAAGTACAGAATCTGTATAACATACTTATTGAATTATTATTCAATATACAAATAAACAATAGTTGTTCAATAATTTGATATCGTCTTTTTTAAAGAGACAAATACGAGAGATGATTTCCGAAAGATATTTTGAAAAAATAAATAAATAATTTAGGTTTGTCTAAGTTTTTTATTAGGCAAATATAGATTTCATATAACAAATTATCATTGATACATAACTAAGCTGCTAAATGGGCTATTTAGAATAGGATGAAAAGGCATCATTCGGAAATATCGCTAAGCGAAGTTCATCAGTCTGTTGACACTACCCGGATACAGAAATCAAGGTGGAGGAGGATTCTAGCATTTTTTGGACCTGCCTATCTGGTAAGTGTAGGGTATATGGATCCGGGAAACTGGGCTACCGATCTGGCAGGGGGTAGTCAGTTTGGATACTCCCTACTCTGGGTCCTACTCATGAGCAATATTATGGCCCTATTACTACAAAGCCTTTCGGCACGATTGGGCATCGTACGCAATCGCGACCTAGCTCAGGCCAATCGAGAAACTTATCCTAAATACATCAACTTTGCGCTATACATTCTTGCCGAAATAGCCATAGCGGCTACCGACCTAGCCGAAATACTAGGAATGGCAATAGGCTTACAGCTGCTTACAGGTATGCCGCTGATTTACGGAGTACTCATTACTGCCTTGGATACTTTTCTGTTAATGGCCTTACAGCGTTTGGGCATTAGAAAACTGGAAGCCTTCATCATCGGGCTTATCTTCATCATCGCCATGTCGTTCCTCATTCAGATCATTGTGGCAAAGCCCGATGCTGGGGAAATAGTTTCTGGTTTTGTTCCGCATATCGAGAACGACACTGCTCTATACATCGCTATTGGTATTATAGGCGCTACTGTAATGCCTCACAACCTGTATCTACACTCGGCGCTCGTACAAACCCGCAAATTCAAGACTGATGCGGCAGGTATCAAAAAGGCCTTAAAACTCAATTTTATTGATAGTGCCGTAGCACTAAACATGGCTTTCCTGGTGAATGCAGCCATACTCATACTGGCAGCTACGGTATTTTTCAAAACCGGACGTTCCGATGTAGGAGAAATCAAGCAGGCTTATGAACTGCTTCCACAGCATCTGGGCAGTGGTATTGCTGCTAAACTTTTTGCCGTAGCGCTTATTGCAGCCGGACAAAGCAGTACAGTAACCGGAACGCTTGCCGGACAAATTGTTATGGAAGGGTATTTACGACTGCGTATTAACCCTATCGTAAGAAGATTAATCACCCGACTTATTGCTATTGTACCTGCAGCACTGGTAATCCTTATCAACGGCGAAGAAGATGTAGACCGCCTATTAATATTTAGCCAGGTAGTATTGAGTATGCAATTGGGCTTTGCCATCATTCCGCTCATTCATTTTGTGAGCGATAAAAAAACAATGGGGCAGTTTGCTATCAAACCGTGGTTAAAAGTTGCCTCTTGGTTGATTACCGTGGTATTGGTATATCTGAATGCATGGATGGTAGCAGAAGAAATCTCCGGTTACTTCCAATCTCCAGGAAATATATTCTGGAAAATCCTCATCGTAATTGGATTACTATTGATTATAGTACTATTGTATTACACCATCGTCTTGCCTTTTAAAAAGACAACCCCACCCAAAAATATCACCATACACGACGAACCCCAAACCTTGCAGATTGCTCCTATAAGTCGATATCGTAAAATTGCCATTACGCTGGACTTTGGCGATCAGGATGAGAAGGTCATCAATCACGCTTTAGCACAAGGTAGTCCCGACTGCACCTATCTACTCATTCACATTACCGAAAGTGTAGCCGGAACTGCCAACTATACAGAGAGTGTCGATAACGAAACACTTACCGACAGTAAATATTTAAACCAATACGTACAACAACTTACCGCTGCCGGATATAAAGCCGAGGCAAGACTGGGCTTTGGTAAAACTGCACAGAGTATTGCCAATATTGTTCAAAGCTCAGGCTGCGACTTATTGGTTATAGGAGCGCATGGCCATAAAGGGATCAAAGATTTCATTTATGGCGAAACCATTAACAACCTCCGACACCTTGTAAATATTCCGGTACTTGTAGTACAGGGATAATGAATTATACAATAGGCGTAACGGATGTAGATCTCCTATTTTTAATAAGATGCTTGAAGCGACTAAACGTTTCGGGTTTAATATTTAGATAAGAAGCTAGATATTTCTGGGGTACCCGTTGTATGATTTCGGGATGATTCTCTACAAAGTTGAGAAAACGCTCCCTAGGTGACTGCATAATAAGGCTTGTCTGCCATTTATCTTTCAGTACCATGGTGTGTACGGTTACCAGACGACCCAGTCGTTCCAGATTATGACTCTGCTGAAACATATTTTCCATGTCGTCATAAGATATGGACAACAATACGCTGGGCTCGATGGACTCCACATAATATTCCGAAGGTGTACGGGTATAGAATGATTCTTGGCTGGATATCAGATGCCCTTCTCTAGATATCTGTACAATATGCTCCTCTTCATCGCTCTTAAAATACTTTCTAAGAAGCCCCTTATTGATAAAATTAATGTAATCCTCTACCTCTCCTGCTCTTGTAATAATTTCTTTTTTATTGAATTCTCTAAGGGTGATGATCGGAAGTAATTGTTTTCTGACTTCGGTGTCTGTAAGGGGCACGAATTGTTTCAGGAATCGGATAAATTCCGCGGCGGTTTTTTCGTTTACAGTCATACAATGCAAAGGTAGTACATATTATACTATTGTTACATCGCATTTTTAAACAAAATTATATACCCCGTCAAGGCCTACCGCCAACAGGAAGCAATAAGTTATTGTCGTATTGATGTTTTATCTGTAAGTTTGCCACATTACACAAATTAAATAAAATAATATACGTATGGCTGAAAAAATTAAAGTAGCTAACCCGGTTGTAGAACTGGACGGCGATGAAATGACCCGCATTATCTGGAAATTTATTAAAGATAAGTTGATATTGCCCTATGTGGATGTAGACATCAAATACTTTGATTTAGGTATAGAAAATCGCGATGCTACCAATGACCAGGTTACTATTGATGCAGCCAATGCTATCAAAGAGTATGGTGTAGGTATCAAATGCGCAACAATTACTCCAGACGAGGCCCGTGTAAAGGAATTCAATCTGAAACAAATGTGGAAAAGCCCGAACGGCACTATCAGAAATATATTGGATGGTACCGTATTCCGTGAGCCGATTGTAATTAAAAACATTCCGCGCCTAGTGCCTAACTGGACCGCTCCTATCATCATTGGTCGTCACGCATTCGGAGATCAATACCGTGCTACCGATACCGTAATCAAAGGAAAAGGTAAGCTGACAATGACCTTCACTCCCGAAGATGGTGGCGAACCTCAAACCTTCGAAGTATACAACTTCAAAGGCGATGGTGTAGCATTGACCATGTATAATACCGATGAGAGCATCAGAGGATTTGCACGTAGCTGTTTCAACATGGCCTTAAACAAAAAATGGCCTTTATACCTTTCTACCAAAAACACCATCCTTAAAAAATACGATGGTCGCTTTAAAGACATTTTCGAAGAAGTTTACCAAAATGAATTTAAAGCCCAGTTCGATGAAGCAGGTATCACTTACGAACACCGCCTTATCGACGACATGGTTGCAAGTGCACTGAAATGGAACGGCAATTTTGTTTGGGCTTGTAAAAACTACGATGGCGACGTACAAAGCGATACCATTGCTCAGGGATTCGGTTCGCTGGGGTTGATGACCTCTGTACTGATTACTCCCGACGGAAAAACTATGGAGGCCGAAGCTGCACATGGTACCGTTACTCGTCACTACCGCGAGCATCAGAAAGGCAACCCTACCAGCACCAACCCTATCGCAAGTATTTTTGCATGGACTCGTGGTTTAGCCTTCCGCGGAAAACTGGACGGTAACCAGCAACTTATCGACTTTGCTAATGCATTGGAACAGGTATGTATCGAAACCGTAGAATCCGGTAAAATGACCAAAGACCTGGCCGTATGTATCCATGGCAATAAAGTAGAGCATGGCACCCATTATCTGTACACCGAAGAGTTCCTGGAAGAACTTGATCAAAACCTGAAAAAGAAATTAGCTTAATACTTTTTCTACAATCCAAAAAAATGCATCAATTTTTCATTGGTGCATTTTTTTTGCACATAATTTTTCAACTTAGTGTTAATGAATATTCAGATAAGAGAAGCATCCGAAGCA encodes the following:
- a CDS encoding Beta-peptidyl aminopeptidase BapA yields the protein MKLSEILVQFSSALLLLFSVTTLNAQQAFHPPVKIGVLPKGKYNAITDVKGVKVGHTTLIKGDDIRTGVTTIIPHEGNLFQEKVPAAIYVGNGFGKLAGITQVKELGNLESPIILTNTLSVATAINAGITYTLAQPGNEQVRSVNVVVGETNDGYLNDIRGRHVTEQDVLSAIQNAKSRYVEQGNVGAGTGTVCFGFKGGIGTASRVLPVASGGYTVGVLVQTNFGGVLEIAGVPVGKELGKYFLSDQLNQQADGSCMIVIATDAPLDARNLERMAKRAFMGLVKTGGIASNGSGDYVIAFSANKSVRMPHKKEQELYQTATVHNDDMSALFLAAIEATEEAIINSLFTASSMTGRDGNKVSSLPKNEVISILKKYNRYQP
- a CDS encoding Pyridoxal phosphate homeostasis protein, with product MAVNEQVYKELIQELSTKQVVLVAVSKTKPVSDIQKLYDLGHRDFGENYVQELLSKQPQLPTDIRWHFIGHLQSNKVKYIAPFVHLIHGVDSLNLLKEINKQAAKHNRIINCLLQVHIAQEETKFGLDSDELEAILNNVGDFQNICIKGLMGMASFTEDVNKVRNEFAVLKRLFDLHTQQQAPNIQFSILSMGMSGDYKIAVEEGSTMVRIGSLLFGARQYNS
- the mntH gene encoding Divalent metal cation transporter MntH, with translation MDPGNWATDLAGGSQFGYSLLWVLLMSNIMALLLQSLSARLGIVRNRDLAQANRETYPKYINFALYILAEIAIAATDLAEILGMAIGLQLLTGMPLIYGVLITALDTFLLMALQRLGIRKLEAFIIGLIFIIAMSFLIQIIVAKPDAGEIVSGFVPHIENDTALYIAIGIIGATVMPHNLYLHSALVQTRKFKTDAAGIKKALKLNFIDSAVALNMAFLVNAAILILAATVFFKTGRSDVGEIKQAYELLPQHLGSGIAAKLFAVALIAAGQSSTVTGTLAGQIVMEGYLRLRINPIVRRLITRLIAIVPAALVILINGEEDVDRLLIFSQVVLSMQLGFAIIPLIHFVSDKKTMGQFAIKPWLKVASWLITVVLVYLNAWMVAEEISGYFQSPGNIFWKILIVIGLLLIIVLLYYTIVLPFKKTTPPKNITIHDEPQTLQIAPISRYRKIAITLDFGDQDEKVINHALAQGSPDCTYLLIHITESVAGTANYTESVDNETLTDSKYLNQYVQQLTAAGYKAEARLGFGKTAQSIANIVQSSGCDLLVIGAHGHKGIKDFIYGETINNLRHLVNIPVLVVQG
- the icd gene encoding Isocitrate dehydrogenase [NADP], whose protein sequence is MAEKIKVANPVVELDGDEMTRIIWKFIKDKLILPYVDVDIKYFDLGIENRDATNDQVTIDAANAIKEYGVGIKCATITPDEARVKEFNLKQMWKSPNGTIRNILDGTVFREPIVIKNIPRLVPNWTAPIIIGRHAFGDQYRATDTVIKGKGKLTMTFTPEDGGEPQTFEVYNFKGDGVALTMYNTDESIRGFARSCFNMALNKKWPLYLSTKNTILKKYDGRFKDIFEEVYQNEFKAQFDEAGITYEHRLIDDMVASALKWNGNFVWACKNYDGDVQSDTIAQGFGSLGLMTSVLITPDGKTMEAEAAHGTVTRHYREHQKGNPTSTNPIASIFAWTRGLAFRGKLDGNQQLIDFANALEQVCIETVESGKMTKDLAVCIHGNKVEHGTHYLYTEEFLEELDQNLKKKLA